The following proteins are co-located in the Trichormus variabilis 0441 genome:
- the psaK gene encoding photosystem I reaction center subunit PsaK, whose product MLTSTLLAAATTPLEWSPTIGIIMVIANVIAITFGRQTIKYPSAEPALPSAKFFGGFGAPALLATTAFGHILGVGIILGLHNLGRF is encoded by the coding sequence GTGTTAACTTCAACCTTACTCGCTGCTGCAACCACCCCCCTGGAATGGAGTCCTACAATCGGGATTATTATGGTTATTGCCAATGTGATTGCCATTACTTTCGGCAGGCAGACCATCAAGTATCCTAGTGCAGAACCAGCTTTACCTTCAGCCAAATTCTTTGGTGGTTTTGGTGCGCCTGCGTTACTTGCGACCACTGCTTTCGGTCATATTCTGGGAGTAGGTATTATTTTGGGGTTACATAATCTAGGCAGATTCTAA